One window from the genome of Penaeus monodon isolate SGIC_2016 chromosome 2, NSTDA_Pmon_1, whole genome shotgun sequence encodes:
- the LOC119579770 gene encoding lipase 3-like isoform X1 gives MYKTAALVLVLGLAGVLEALIPRSEGSWGVNLSAPEMIQSFGYPVEVHHVATRDGYILELHRIPYGLSLGGYRDRPVALLYHGLYGSSADWILNKADQALAYIMADEGYDVWLANARGNRYSRAHQTLDPRDIDFWDFSWDEIAEFDLPATIDYVLPTTGARDLFYVGFSMGTTVFFAMLSEHPEYNDKIRAMAALAPVAYQGNARGLVSTVAPFINQLDKKLTSMGVGEIFPNNELTRSWAMKLCDRNSLLAVFCRKILATIGGPNPDELNRDLLATITAHTPAGTSVHSVTHFGQLITSDGFYKFDHGPHGNLRRYGQRQPPSYDLSQVRIPVAIFAGENDYLADPRDVELTERELPNVVQTTTLASFSHMDFTWAVHAYDYVYRHVLDFFWNYRN, from the exons ATGTATAAGACTGCGGCATTGGTGCTGGTCCTTGGCCTGGCGGGGGTTCTCGAGGCTCTCATACCCAGGAGCGAGGGCAGTTGGGGCGTCAACCTGAGTGCG CCGGAGATGATCCAGTCCTTCGGCTACCCTGTGGAGGTGCACCACGTGGCCACCAGGGACGGCTACATCCTCGAACTGCACCGCATCCCCTACGGTTTGTCCTTAGGGGGCTACAGAGACCGGCCTGTCGCCTTGCTTTACCACGGGTTGTATGGGTCCTCAGCTGACTGGATCTTGAACAAGGCCGACCAGGCTTTGG CTTACATCATGGCTGACGAGGGTTATGACGTGTGGCTGGCCAACGCGCGAGGCAACAGGTATTCGCGCGCTCATCAGACTCTCGACCCGAGGGAcatcgacttctgggattttag TTGGGACGAAATCGCTGAGTTCGACCTTCCAGCTACAATCGACTACGTGTTACCAACCACCGGAGCACGAGACCTGTTTTATGTTGGCTTTAGCATGGGAACCACTGTGTTCTTTGCTATGTTGAGCGAACACCCTGAATATAACGATAAG ATCCGCGCGATGGCCGCCTTGGCTCCCGTGGCATACCAGGGGAATGCGCGCGGTCTTGTGTCCACAGTGGCCCCCTTCATCAACCAGCTTGAC aaGAAGCTCACCAGCATGGGCGTGGGCGAGATTTTCCCGAACAATGAACTCACGCGTTCATGGGCGATGAAATTATGTGACAGGAACTCTCTGTTAGCGGTATTTTGTCGCAAGATCCTCGCCACCATCGGCGGACCCAATCCCGATGAACTGAACAGA GACCTCTTGGCGACTATCACTGCGCACACCCCAGCCGGCACCTCCGTTCACAGCGTCACTCACTTCGGTCAACTCATTACCTCAG ACGGATTTTACAAATTCGACCATGGTCCGCATGGCAACCTCCGCCGGTATGGCCAGAGGCAACCGCCCTCGTATGACCTTAGTCAGGTGCGGATTCCGGTTGCCATTTTCGCTGGCGAGAACGACTATTTGGCTGACCCTCGG GACGTGGAGCTGACGGAGCGAGAACTCCCCAATGTTGTCCAGACGACCACTCTTGCGTCATTCAGCCATATGGATTTTACTTG GGCTGTTCACGCCTACGACTACGTGTACAGACATGTACTGGATTTTTTTTGGAACTACaggaactaa
- the LOC119579770 gene encoding lipase 3-like isoform X2, producing the protein MYKTAALVLVLGLAGVLEALIPRSEGSWGVNLSAPEMIQSFGYPVEVHHVATRDGYILELHRIPYGLSLGGYRDRPVALLYHGLYGSSADWILNKADQALAYIMADEGYDVWLANARGNRYSRAHQTLDPRDIDFWDFSWDEIAEFDLPATIDYVLPTTGARDLFYVGFSMGTTVFFAMLSEHPEYNDKGNARGLVSTVAPFINQLDKKLTSMGVGEIFPNNELTRSWAMKLCDRNSLLAVFCRKILATIGGPNPDELNRDLLATITAHTPAGTSVHSVTHFGQLITSDGFYKFDHGPHGNLRRYGQRQPPSYDLSQVRIPVAIFAGENDYLADPRDVELTERELPNVVQTTTLASFSHMDFTWAVHAYDYVYRHVLDFFWNYRN; encoded by the exons ATGTATAAGACTGCGGCATTGGTGCTGGTCCTTGGCCTGGCGGGGGTTCTCGAGGCTCTCATACCCAGGAGCGAGGGCAGTTGGGGCGTCAACCTGAGTGCG CCGGAGATGATCCAGTCCTTCGGCTACCCTGTGGAGGTGCACCACGTGGCCACCAGGGACGGCTACATCCTCGAACTGCACCGCATCCCCTACGGTTTGTCCTTAGGGGGCTACAGAGACCGGCCTGTCGCCTTGCTTTACCACGGGTTGTATGGGTCCTCAGCTGACTGGATCTTGAACAAGGCCGACCAGGCTTTGG CTTACATCATGGCTGACGAGGGTTATGACGTGTGGCTGGCCAACGCGCGAGGCAACAGGTATTCGCGCGCTCATCAGACTCTCGACCCGAGGGAcatcgacttctgggattttag TTGGGACGAAATCGCTGAGTTCGACCTTCCAGCTACAATCGACTACGTGTTACCAACCACCGGAGCACGAGACCTGTTTTATGTTGGCTTTAGCATGGGAACCACTGTGTTCTTTGCTATGTTGAGCGAACACCCTGAATATAACGATAAG GGGAATGCGCGCGGTCTTGTGTCCACAGTGGCCCCCTTCATCAACCAGCTTGAC aaGAAGCTCACCAGCATGGGCGTGGGCGAGATTTTCCCGAACAATGAACTCACGCGTTCATGGGCGATGAAATTATGTGACAGGAACTCTCTGTTAGCGGTATTTTGTCGCAAGATCCTCGCCACCATCGGCGGACCCAATCCCGATGAACTGAACAGA GACCTCTTGGCGACTATCACTGCGCACACCCCAGCCGGCACCTCCGTTCACAGCGTCACTCACTTCGGTCAACTCATTACCTCAG ACGGATTTTACAAATTCGACCATGGTCCGCATGGCAACCTCCGCCGGTATGGCCAGAGGCAACCGCCCTCGTATGACCTTAGTCAGGTGCGGATTCCGGTTGCCATTTTCGCTGGCGAGAACGACTATTTGGCTGACCCTCGG GACGTGGAGCTGACGGAGCGAGAACTCCCCAATGTTGTCCAGACGACCACTCTTGCGTCATTCAGCCATATGGATTTTACTTG GGCTGTTCACGCCTACGACTACGTGTACAGACATGTACTGGATTTTTTTTGGAACTACaggaactaa